The DNA sequence CATGTAGCCGATGGATGGGGCAGGCTCGCCGTCACGGTCGTGCCGCCCCGACGGGTGCCCTGGTAAGCGGTCTCCAACGCAGGGATGACACCGGCGGTCTCGACTGCCAAATCCACACCACCACCGGTCGCGTCTCGGATCTGCTCGACCGCGGCCTCGTCGGCCTTGAACGTCCAAGTCGCCCCGAGTTCACGGGCCAGGTGCAGCTTCTCCGCGCTCGTGTCGACCGCGATGACCTCGGCCCCACCGGCGGCCACCGCTCCGATCAGGGCGGCCATACCAACTCCCCCTAGTCCGATCACGGCAACGCTTTGCCCTGCACGGAGTCGACCGGTGTTGACCACCGCACCAACTCCGGTCAGCACGGCACATCCGAATAGGGCCGCAATCTCGGGCGGGATGTTCGAATCGATGACTACCAGCGAGTTCTCCGACACGACCGCGTGCTGAGCGAAACTCGAGACACCAAGATGATGATGAAGCACGGCGCCATCGACGTCCTTGAGCCGCCGTTCGCCGGATAGCAGCGTGCCAGCAGCATTGGCTGCGGCAGCGGACTCACACAGAG is a window from the Candidatus Nanopelagicales bacterium genome containing:
- a CDS encoding zinc-dependent alcohol dehydrogenase family protein, which produces MTTASVLRERGSVRPYEASTPLRVEPVSLDEPGFGEVLIKITAAGVCHSDLSVVNGDRPRPLPMALGHESAAVVQQVGAGVTQVQPGDHVVTVFVPSCGVCSPCREGRSALCESAAAANAAGTLLSGERRLKDVDGAVLHHHLGVSSFAQHAVVSENSLVVIDSNIPPEIAALFGCAVLTGVGAVVNTGRLRAGQSVAVIGLGGVGMAALIGAVAAGGAEVIAVDTSAEKLHLARELGATWTFKADEAAVEQIRDATGGGVDLAVETAGVIPALETAYQGTRRGGTTVTASLPHPSATWPIAPTTLVAEERTLRGSYLGSSVPTRDVPRYLKLWRAGRLPVDRILGEQFALADINVALDRLEQGQALRQVVMMDD